From a region of the Paenibacillus sp. R14(2021) genome:
- a CDS encoding ThiF family adenylyltransferase produces the protein MESSITDRQQIEQEERKRRERYSRQMLFAPIGESGQRKIEAATVVIVGMGALGTVIANHMARSGVGRLRIIDRDYVERSNLQRQMLYDEEDVLQVRPKVVAAERRLKLINSDIAIEPVVSHLTAANAEALIDGADLVLDGTDNFGTRLLLNDVCFKHGIPFIYGGSVSSNGMTAVFVPGQTSCLRCLLGSGDSVGETCDTVGVISPIVDIIASLQAVEALKVIVGASSVQRQGLLSMDVWRNQTMEMKLPPPSPACPTCGLHQYPSLHADTAARPVTLCGRETVQISGLRPIDLAQTAEKLSRSCTLTSNPYLLRAELPEGERLVIFPDGRVLVQGTEDLGRAQSLYDRYIGS, from the coding sequence ATGGAATCTTCAATTACGGATCGACAACAGATCGAGCAAGAGGAACGTAAACGCCGGGAGCGCTATTCCCGGCAAATGCTGTTTGCCCCGATTGGCGAGAGCGGACAGCGGAAGATCGAAGCCGCAACAGTCGTCATCGTCGGCATGGGCGCGCTCGGCACGGTCATTGCCAATCATATGGCCCGTTCGGGCGTAGGTCGGCTGCGTATTATCGACCGCGATTACGTGGAGAGAAGTAATCTGCAGCGGCAAATGCTGTACGACGAAGAGGATGTGCTGCAGGTGCGTCCCAAGGTCGTCGCCGCTGAACGCAGACTAAAGCTGATTAACAGCGATATTGCCATTGAGCCGGTCGTATCGCATCTGACGGCGGCCAACGCCGAGGCGCTTATAGACGGGGCGGACCTCGTGCTCGACGGCACGGATAACTTCGGAACCAGGCTTCTGCTGAACGATGTCTGCTTTAAGCATGGCATCCCGTTCATATACGGCGGCTCAGTCAGCTCGAACGGCATGACAGCCGTATTCGTTCCGGGGCAGACCTCCTGCCTGCGATGCCTGCTCGGCTCCGGCGACAGCGTGGGCGAGACCTGTGACACGGTTGGTGTCATCTCGCCGATCGTCGACATCATTGCCTCCCTGCAGGCGGTGGAGGCGCTCAAGGTTATCGTGGGTGCTTCGTCCGTGCAGCGCCAGGGATTACTGTCCATGGATGTCTGGCGCAATCAAACGATGGAGATGAAGCTGCCGCCGCCGAGTCCGGCCTGTCCGACCTGCGGTCTTCATCAGTACCCGTCGCTGCATGCGGATACCGCTGCGCGTCCGGTAACGCTCTGCGGCCGTGAAACGGTGCAGATCAGCGGCCTGCGTCCGATCGATTTGGCCCAGACGGCAGAGAAGCTGAGCCGATCCTGTACGCTGACCTCCAATCCGTACCTGCTGCGGGCTGAGCTGCCCGAAGGCGAGCGTCTGGTTATCTTCCCGGACGGGCGCGTGCTTGTACAGGGAACGGAGGATCTCGGGCGGGCGCAGTCGCTTTACGATAGATATATCGGTTCGTAA
- a CDS encoding cold-shock protein, producing MQTGTVKWFNAEKGFGFIEVEGGNDVFVHFSAIVGEGFKSLDEGQRVEFNVVQGNRGPQAENVVKL from the coding sequence ATGCAAACAGGAACAGTTAAATGGTTTAACGCTGAGAAAGGTTTCGGCTTCATCGAAGTTGAAGGCGGCAACGATGTATTCGTACACTTCTCCGCAATCGTAGGCGAAGGCTTTAAATCCCTGGACGAAGGCCAACGCGTTGAGTTCAACGTTGTTCAAGGCAACCGTGGACCACAAGCAGAAAACGTTGTAAAACTGTAG